One window of the Labilibaculum sp. genome contains the following:
- a CDS encoding tetratricopeptide repeat protein, translating to MNKDIENIQLDAIKLESEGDFRSALEKYKELALAEPQNIEALFKLAEMHHQLGELPKALSAYIRVADLQSDHKKANVKIEMIKSIMDFFNPDLYNP from the coding sequence ATGAATAAGGATATTGAAAATATACAGTTAGACGCCATAAAGCTCGAAAGTGAAGGGGACTTTCGTTCTGCTTTGGAAAAATACAAGGAGCTTGCTTTGGCTGAGCCGCAAAATATCGAGGCACTTTTTAAGCTGGCAGAAATGCACCACCAGTTGGGTGAATTGCCAAAAGCGCTGAGTGCCTACATCCGCGTAGCCGATCTGCAGTCAGATCATAAAAAAGCAAATGTAAAAATCGAGATGATTAAATCGATCATGGATTTTTTCAATCCCGATTTGTACAATCCTTAA
- a CDS encoding flavin reductase family protein, translating into MTKQHWKPGTMVYPLPAVMVSCGSTPENYNIITIAWTGTICSDPAMCYISVRKNRHSYNIIKESGEFVINLTTKDLAYATDWCGVKSGKNFDKFKEMKLTPGKSKEIAAPIIEESPLSIECKVTKIVELGSHDMFMAEVVNVQADERYINEKGEFSLAQSGPLVYSHGHYFELGELIGRFGYSVMKKKTKEKIKKTKG; encoded by the coding sequence ATGACAAAACAACACTGGAAACCCGGAACCATGGTTTATCCCCTGCCTGCCGTAATGGTAAGCTGCGGCAGCACACCCGAAAATTATAACATCATCACCATTGCCTGGACAGGAACCATTTGCTCCGATCCGGCCATGTGCTACATATCTGTTCGCAAGAACCGTCATTCTTACAACATCATTAAAGAAAGCGGCGAGTTTGTAATTAACCTTACCACGAAAGATTTGGCCTATGCCACCGATTGGTGCGGCGTGAAATCAGGTAAGAATTTCGACAAATTCAAGGAAATGAAACTTACTCCCGGAAAATCGAAAGAAATAGCTGCTCCCATTATCGAGGAATCGCCACTGAGCATAGAGTGCAAGGTGACTAAAATAGTGGAATTGGGTTCGCACGATATGTTTATGGCCGAAGTGGTAAACGTTCAGGCCGACGAGCGATACATCAACGAAAAAGGGGAATTCTCATTGGCCCAATCGGGTCCTTTGGTTTACTCGCACGGCCACTACTTCGAATTGGGAGAGCTAATCGGTCGTTTTGGCTACTCGGTAATGAAAAAGAAAACCAAGGAAAAAATTAAAAAGACGAAAGGTTAG
- a CDS encoding IS3 family transposase (programmed frameshift): protein MAKHYETEFKLMIVNLLKSGQSAKQVSEDYGLNDSMIRRWRRETLSNKESFTGKGNISLSPEQQEISQLRAELKETRLERDIFKKGGQHLLQERQLIYNFMDKHKKIYPVGKMCKHLKVSRNSYYHWKSIKLTKKKYSRKAILVNEIKKIFKDSRQTYGSPRIQVELEKIGYKISRTYVGKLMKAENIRFKPKKRFINTTYSKHGYKIEKNTLDRQFKVEQLGKVWVSDITYIRVNDKWIYLTTMIDLADRQVVGWSLSKDMTYENTVLKAWNIARKRRQIIDGFILHSDRGVQYACNKIRDIFMDNDKINRSMSRKGNCWDNAVAESFFKTIKSEMIYRNKFKSFTHAYNHVYDYIENWYNVKRIHSSLGYKTPLEKEIELRAYYKLAA, encoded by the exons ATGGCGAAACATTATGAAACAGAATTTAAGTTGATGATTGTGAATCTACTTAAATCGGGACAAAGCGCGAAGCAAGTGTCTGAAGATTACGGATTAAACGACAGCATGATTCGAAGATGGCGAAGAGAAACATTAAGCAATAAAGAATCTTTCACAGGAAAAGGTAATATTTCTTTAAGTCCGGAACAGCAAGAGATATCCCAGTTAAGAGCAGAATTAAAAGAAACTAGATTAGAACGTGATATAT TTAAAAAAGGCGGTCAGCATCTTCTCCAAGAGCGACAATTGATCTATAATTTTATGGATAAGCATAAAAAGATATATCCTGTTGGGAAGATGTGTAAGCATTTAAAAGTAAGCCGGAATTCATATTACCACTGGAAGTCAATTAAACTTACCAAAAAGAAGTACTCAAGAAAAGCGATTCTGGTAAATGAGATTAAAAAGATATTTAAAGACAGTAGACAAACCTATGGAAGTCCGCGTATTCAGGTTGAATTGGAGAAGATTGGATATAAAATATCTAGAACTTATGTTGGTAAACTAATGAAGGCAGAAAACATTCGGTTCAAGCCTAAAAAGCGATTTATTAATACAACTTACTCTAAGCATGGTTATAAGATTGAAAAAAACACTCTTGACCGGCAATTTAAAGTTGAACAGCTAGGTAAAGTATGGGTATCTGACATTACTTATATTAGAGTTAATGACAAGTGGATTTACCTCACAACGATGATTGATTTGGCGGATAGACAAGTTGTTGGTTGGTCGTTAAGTAAAGATATGACCTATGAAAACACGGTTCTTAAGGCATGGAATATTGCACGTAAGCGAAGACAAATAATAGATGGATTTATTCTTCATTCGGATAGGGGCGTTCAATATGCCTGCAATAAAATAAGGGATATTTTTATGGATAATGATAAGATAAACAGAAGCATGAGCAGAAAGGGAAACTGTTGGGATAATGCCGTAGCTGAAAGCTTTTTTAAAACGATCAAGTCGGAAATGATATACCGAAACAAGTTTAAATCATTTACTCATGCATATAACCATGTATACGATTACATCGAAAATTGGTACAATGTTAAAAGAATACACTCTAGTTTGGGATATAAAACACCTTTAGAAAAAGAAATTGAATTAAGAGCTTATTATAAATTAGCGGCCTAA
- a CDS encoding DUF4293 domain-containing protein, with protein MIQRIQSLYLLGSFVLIAVMFFFPLAELVDASGAVYQFLYRGIPALQEGEPAVFNAMPVAILLSIIALISFVTIFLFKKRMLQIRLTVFNMICMIGAMGLIYYSISSQAKELNAITSYSLINAFPLIALVLSYLAIREIGKDEALIRSMDRIR; from the coding sequence ATGATACAAAGAATTCAGTCTTTATACCTGTTAGGGAGTTTTGTTTTAATTGCAGTCATGTTCTTTTTTCCTTTGGCGGAATTGGTTGATGCATCAGGTGCAGTATATCAATTTTTATACCGGGGAATTCCTGCGTTGCAGGAAGGGGAGCCTGCCGTTTTTAATGCCATGCCGGTTGCCATTTTATTAAGCATTATTGCCTTAATTAGTTTTGTTACTATTTTCTTATTCAAGAAAAGAATGCTTCAGATTCGTTTAACTGTGTTTAATATGATTTGCATGATTGGTGCAATGGGACTAATCTATTACAGTATAAGCAGTCAGGCAAAAGAACTAAATGCCATTACAAGTTATAGTCTTATTAATGCATTCCCATTGATTGCATTGGTGCTAAGTTATTTGGCAATACGCGAAATTGGTAAAGATGAAGCGTTAATCCGCTCTATGGATCGGATACGGTAA
- a CDS encoding DUF5916 domain-containing protein: protein MKRVLLLTCLITSLFVLPAYSLTLKKELTAVRVINKPEIDGHLTDDVWKGVPIAGDFIQYEPSNGKPSNFKTEAKFIYTDHSIIVGVMMYDNNSDGILKELSKRDELNNTDFLSLLIDPFNNGLDAFEFIVTPAGVQWDAKVVKGNEDSSWDAVWNSAVMINENGWSAEIEIPYSALRFPAKEIQEWGMNIVRNIQSVREKVTWNFIDKEESGWVSQSGVLKGIENVNPPVRLSFTPYFSTYFDKSSDESSVDVNYRGGMDLKYGINESYTLDMMLVPDFGQVQSDDEILNLSPFEVKFDENRQFFTEATELFNRGEIFYSRRIGGRPFHMDDLEDQLKENEDITENPIETKIINATKISGRNTKGLGIGVFNAMTKNTYAELTDTLSGESRKVKTQPFSNYNMLVFDQSLKNESYVSLFNTNVYMPELEYVANVSGTEFEFRNKERSYGLKGKGIVSSRFGKGESDEIGHYHELEFGRIKGKFNWDFYHRMISDKYNPNDMGYLNRNNVILNNLNLYYNNSEPKGSVLVRNWNIQLSHEARYKPRRFSRFTIYYNGQMKFKSYTDVGIYGNFRPLHQYDWDEPRVDGWKLRKGSSAFAGAWISSDYRKALAIDVRGEYGKRLGGDNLQVFEFEIEPRYRFSDRFVMSYQLEWGRSLNDLGYVDDEEIDGRTKVYIGDRNNSYLENKLTGSLIFNNKSSLTMKLRHYWAKAEYNSFYALQSDGRLNATDYNENNDINFNSFTIDMVYSWRFAPGSELAIVWKNSIFNEDDKVAHRFVNNLKNTFDATQFNSLSVKMIYYIDYMSLKRKG, encoded by the coding sequence GTTCGGGTTATAAATAAACCCGAGATTGACGGACATCTTACTGATGATGTATGGAAAGGGGTTCCGATTGCCGGAGATTTTATTCAGTATGAGCCATCGAATGGCAAACCATCCAATTTTAAAACAGAAGCGAAATTTATTTATACGGATCATTCCATTATTGTTGGTGTGATGATGTATGATAACAATTCTGATGGAATTCTTAAGGAATTGAGTAAGCGTGATGAACTGAATAATACTGATTTCTTATCTCTGCTTATCGATCCGTTCAACAATGGTCTTGATGCTTTTGAGTTTATTGTTACTCCGGCAGGAGTGCAGTGGGACGCCAAAGTTGTAAAGGGCAATGAAGATTCAAGTTGGGATGCTGTTTGGAATAGTGCCGTCATGATTAATGAGAATGGCTGGAGTGCCGAAATAGAAATTCCTTATTCAGCATTGCGTTTTCCCGCCAAAGAAATTCAGGAATGGGGAATGAATATCGTTCGTAACATTCAGAGTGTGCGTGAAAAGGTTACATGGAATTTTATTGATAAGGAAGAATCTGGCTGGGTGAGTCAGAGTGGTGTGCTCAAAGGAATTGAGAATGTAAATCCTCCGGTTCGCCTGTCGTTTACGCCTTATTTCTCAACATATTTCGATAAATCTTCTGATGAATCGTCTGTTGATGTGAATTACAGGGGAGGAATGGATTTAAAATACGGAATCAACGAAAGTTATACTTTGGATATGATGCTGGTTCCTGATTTTGGACAGGTACAGTCTGATGATGAGATTCTTAATTTATCGCCCTTTGAGGTAAAATTCGATGAGAACAGACAGTTTTTTACCGAGGCCACAGAGTTATTCAATCGTGGAGAGATTTTCTATTCGCGAAGAATTGGGGGACGTCCTTTTCATATGGATGACTTAGAAGATCAGTTAAAAGAGAATGAGGACATCACAGAAAATCCGATAGAGACAAAAATTATCAATGCAACAAAAATATCAGGCCGGAATACCAAGGGTTTAGGAATTGGTGTTTTTAATGCGATGACTAAAAATACTTATGCCGAACTTACTGATACCCTTTCGGGAGAGAGCAGGAAGGTAAAGACTCAACCATTTTCGAATTACAATATGTTGGTGTTCGATCAGAGTTTAAAAAACGAGTCGTATGTCAGTTTGTTTAATACAAATGTGTACATGCCTGAGCTGGAATATGTTGCCAATGTTAGTGGAACAGAGTTTGAATTCAGGAACAAAGAACGATCGTATGGTTTAAAAGGAAAGGGTATTGTTTCTTCCCGATTCGGGAAAGGAGAATCCGATGAAATTGGTCATTATCATGAGCTGGAGTTTGGCAGAATTAAGGGGAAATTTAACTGGGATTTTTACCACAGAATGATTTCGGATAAATACAATCCTAACGATATGGGGTATTTGAATCGAAACAATGTGATTCTGAATAATCTGAACTTATACTATAACAATTCTGAGCCAAAAGGTTCTGTTTTGGTAAGAAACTGGAACATACAATTGAGTCACGAGGCAAGATATAAACCAAGAAGATTTTCCAGGTTTACGATATATTACAATGGGCAAATGAAATTTAAAAGTTATACCGATGTGGGTATTTATGGTAATTTCCGACCATTGCATCAGTACGATTGGGACGAGCCCAGAGTTGACGGATGGAAGCTAAGAAAAGGATCATCAGCATTTGCCGGAGCGTGGATTTCATCTGATTACAGGAAGGCATTGGCCATTGATGTTCGGGGTGAATATGGGAAAAGATTGGGGGGCGATAATTTGCAGGTGTTCGAGTTTGAGATCGAGCCCCGTTACCGTTTCAGCGATCGCTTTGTGATGAGTTATCAGCTGGAATGGGGAAGGAGTTTGAATGATTTGGGATATGTTGATGATGAGGAAATTGATGGCAGAACGAAAGTTTATATCGGAGACAGAAACAATTCTTATTTGGAAAATAAGCTGACAGGAAGTTTGATTTTCAACAATAAAAGCTCATTAACAATGAAGCTTAGGCATTACTGGGCAAAAGCTGAATACAACAGCTTTTATGCTTTGCAATCGGATGGCCGGTTAAATGCCACTGATTACAACGAGAACAACGACATCAATTTTAACAGCTTTACCATTGACATGGTTTACTCGTGGAGATTCGCTCCGGGAAGTGAATTAGCAATAGTCTGGAAGAATTCGATATTTAATGAGGACGATAAAGTTGCCCATCGTTTTGTGAATAATTTAAAAAATACATTCGACGCAACGCAGTTTAACAGCTTGTCTGTTAAAATGATCTATTACATCGACTACATGTCGTTAAAACGAAAAGGTTAG